One Obesumbacterium proteus DNA window includes the following coding sequences:
- a CDS encoding ABC transporter permease: MQGQYHPTVRRWYFDPLLWGIVLLIGLNSGMAHMGRLFSALFPELSRPVYQQDSFWSLTLAHVSLVAISSLIAVVIGVSAGLLVTHRGGREFRSMVETITAVGQTFPPVAVLAVAVPLMGFSPEPAVIALVLYGLLPILQGTISGIESVPAAVRETARVAGMNPWQILWRAEIPLAAPVILAGVRTSVIINIGTAAIASTVGVKTLGSPIIIGLSGFNTAYVIQGALLVALLAMITDAAFERWVNYLTRWRQVPTSTEG; this comes from the coding sequence ATGCAGGGGCAATATCATCCGACAGTCCGACGCTGGTATTTCGATCCTTTGCTGTGGGGAATTGTGCTGCTCATTGGGCTGAATAGCGGAATGGCGCACATGGGACGTTTATTTAGCGCCTTATTTCCTGAGCTTTCACGGCCGGTGTATCAGCAGGACAGCTTTTGGTCGCTCACGCTGGCGCATGTTTCGTTAGTGGCGATTTCCAGTCTGATTGCCGTGGTGATTGGCGTGAGTGCAGGGCTATTGGTCACCCATCGCGGCGGACGCGAGTTTCGCTCAATGGTGGAAACCATTACGGCGGTGGGGCAAACATTTCCACCCGTGGCGGTGCTGGCGGTGGCGGTGCCGCTGATGGGCTTCAGCCCAGAGCCCGCGGTGATTGCCTTGGTGCTGTATGGTTTGTTGCCGATTTTGCAGGGAACGATTAGCGGAATTGAATCGGTGCCCGCCGCGGTACGAGAGACTGCCCGAGTAGCGGGAATGAATCCTTGGCAGATTCTATGGCGAGCGGAAATTCCCTTAGCCGCGCCGGTGATTTTGGCCGGAGTACGCACCTCCGTCATTATCAATATCGGCACGGCAGCCATTGCCTCAACGGTTGGGGTAAAAACGCTAGGTTCGCCTATTATTATTGGGCTAAGTGGTTTTAACACCGCTTACGTCATTCAAGGCGCACTGCTGGTGGCGCTCTTGGCGATGATTACCGACGCGGCGTTTGAACGCTGGGTAAATTATTTAACACGTTGGCGACAGGTGCCAACGTCGACAGAGGGATGA
- a CDS encoding phosphate/phosphite/phosphonate ABC transporter substrate-binding protein: MYGINRDDVELLWQGLSRWLAQEGEEDLPPNLCWPDDLYAHWQQPDLLLSQTCGYPLQETLSAKVDVVGVFRYRAPGCEGNDYRSFLVARKQDAGADIGSFLGRKAAYNSEDSQSGYNALRSVIAPLAHHGRFFASTLQTGSHRASLLAIKQGDADIAAIDCVTLALLQKAEPQCMSGLKIIGETPPAPGLPLITAAGNETRLLRLRRALKKMVEDPSMAAVRSRLLISGFSPISVDEYQRCSDMKLRAAALCVTRL, encoded by the coding sequence ATGTATGGAATCAATCGCGATGATGTAGAGCTGCTCTGGCAGGGGCTTTCTCGCTGGCTGGCGCAGGAGGGTGAAGAGGATTTGCCGCCTAATCTGTGCTGGCCGGATGATCTCTATGCGCATTGGCAGCAGCCTGATTTACTGCTCAGTCAAACCTGTGGCTATCCGCTACAGGAAACATTGAGTGCAAAAGTCGACGTAGTGGGGGTGTTTCGCTATCGCGCCCCTGGATGTGAAGGTAACGATTATCGTAGTTTTTTAGTGGCGAGAAAACAGGACGCCGGTGCCGATATTGGTTCGTTTTTAGGCCGTAAAGCGGCGTATAACAGCGAGGATTCCCAGTCCGGCTACAATGCGTTGCGCTCGGTGATTGCACCCTTGGCGCATCATGGACGCTTTTTTGCCAGCACGTTACAGACCGGATCACACCGTGCCTCGCTGCTGGCGATTAAACAGGGCGATGCCGATATTGCCGCCATTGACTGCGTGACGCTGGCGCTGCTGCAAAAAGCAGAGCCGCAATGTATGAGTGGTTTGAAGATTATTGGGGAAACGCCACCGGCACCCGGTTTGCCGTTAATTACCGCGGCGGGAAATGAAACGCGTTTGCTGCGTTTGCGTCGTGCGCTGAAAAAAATGGTGGAAGATCCGTCGATGGCAGCGGTGCGGTCGCGTTTATTGATTAGCGGTTTTAGCCCGATATCCGTGGATGAATATCAGCGTTGTAGCGATATGAAACTACGGGCAGCCGCGCTATGCGTGACGCGGCTGTAA
- a CDS encoding YaiI/YqxD family protein, with protein MSEAKQIWVDADACPNVIKEVLFRAADRVGIFVTLVANQTIRTPPSRFIRSLRVEAGFDVADNEIVRRVNPGDLVITADIPLAAEVLEKGGVALNPRGELYTEANIKERLNMRDFMDTMRASGVQTGGPATLHQRDRQEFANQLDRWLQKR; from the coding sequence ATGTCAGAAGCAAAACAAATTTGGGTCGATGCCGATGCCTGCCCGAACGTGATCAAAGAGGTGCTGTTTCGCGCCGCCGATCGCGTCGGGATTTTTGTCACCTTGGTTGCTAACCAAACCATCCGCACTCCACCATCGCGCTTTATTCGCAGCCTGCGCGTTGAGGCTGGTTTTGACGTTGCGGATAACGAAATTGTGCGTCGCGTCAATCCCGGTGATCTAGTTATCACCGCCGATATTCCTTTGGCGGCCGAAGTGCTGGAAAAAGGCGGCGTAGCGTTAAACCCGCGCGGCGAGCTTTATACCGAAGCCAACATCAAAGAACGCCTGAATATGCGTGATTTTATGGATACCATGCGCGCCAGCGGTGTACAAACCGGTGGCCCAGCGACGCTGCATCAACGCGATAGACAAGAATTCGCCAACCAGCTCGATCGCTGGCTGCAAAAACGCTAA
- the hemF gene encoding oxygen-dependent coproporphyrinogen oxidase, with the protein MSKPSSAQVKAFLLSLQDSLCQQIAAADGQSTFREDNWQREAGGGGRSRVLTQGAVFEQAGVNFSHVTGGQLPASATAHRPELAGRSFEAMGVSLVIHPLNPYVPTSHANVRFFIAEKEGEEPVWWFGGGFDLTPFYPFKEDVLHWHRTARDLCQPFGEEVYPRYKKWCDEYFFIKHRQESRGVGGLFFDDLNTPDFDRCFDFMQAVGNGFNTAYLPIVAKRKDTPFGERERQFQLYRRGRYVEFNLVWDRGTLFGLQTGGRTESILMSMPPLVRWEYDFHPEPNSPEAALERDFLPVQDWLKEE; encoded by the coding sequence ATGAGCAAGCCTTCTTCTGCGCAGGTAAAAGCTTTTTTGCTGAGCCTGCAGGATTCTCTTTGTCAGCAAATTGCTGCCGCCGATGGGCAATCTACGTTTCGTGAGGATAACTGGCAGCGCGAGGCCGGTGGTGGCGGACGCAGCCGCGTGCTGACTCAGGGTGCCGTATTTGAGCAGGCTGGCGTCAATTTTTCCCACGTTACCGGCGGGCAACTCCCCGCCTCGGCCACGGCGCATCGTCCTGAATTAGCCGGGCGCAGTTTCGAAGCGATGGGCGTGTCGTTAGTGATCCATCCGCTCAATCCTTATGTCCCCACCAGCCACGCTAACGTGCGTTTTTTTATCGCTGAAAAAGAGGGCGAAGAGCCCGTATGGTGGTTTGGCGGCGGTTTCGATCTCACGCCGTTTTATCCTTTCAAAGAAGACGTGCTGCATTGGCATCGCACCGCGCGCGATCTGTGTCAGCCGTTTGGCGAAGAAGTTTACCCGCGCTATAAAAAGTGGTGCGATGAGTATTTCTTTATCAAACATCGTCAGGAATCACGCGGCGTGGGTGGCCTGTTCTTTGACGATTTAAACACCCCTGATTTCGATCGCTGCTTTGATTTCATGCAGGCCGTGGGAAACGGTTTTAACACCGCCTATCTGCCTATTGTGGCTAAGCGCAAAGATACCCCCTTCGGTGAACGCGAACGCCAATTCCAGCTGTATCGTCGTGGCCGCTACGTTGAATTCAATTTGGTATGGGATCGCGGTACGCTGTTTGGCCTGCAAACCGGGGGAAGAACCGAGTCTATTTTAATGTCGATGCCGCCGCTGGTTCGCTGGGAATATGATTTCCACCCTGAGCCAAATTCACCAGAGGCCGCGCTTGAGCGTGATTTTTTGCCGGTTCAAGACTGGCTAAAGGAAGAGTAA
- the amiA gene encoding N-acetylmuramoyl-L-alanine amidase AmiA — MKNFSHFRLLPKYTSRRQFLLSGLAAIALAGSKIDAATASSTALTAKPAKKAPGARKVIMLDPGHGGIDPGAVGHQGAKEKHVVLEIAHYVRDHLREHGNIDVKMTREDDFFIPLYKRVEIAHQHQADLFVSIHADGFTSPTASGASVFALSNRGASSTMAKYMSQRENDADKVAGAKYADEDNNYLQQVLFDLVQTDTIKNSLTLGRHLLDHIKPVHHLHSQHTEQAAFAVLKSPSIPSVLVETSFITNHQEEQLLTSVAFRQQISQAIANGIVKYLDYFDAHERRRPS; from the coding sequence ATGAAGAATTTCTCCCACTTCCGTTTATTGCCTAAATACACTTCCCGTCGTCAGTTCCTCCTGTCTGGATTGGCGGCGATAGCGCTGGCGGGAAGTAAAATCGACGCGGCCACCGCCAGCAGCACCGCCTTGACGGCAAAACCGGCAAAAAAAGCACCGGGCGCTCGCAAGGTCATCATGCTCGATCCGGGTCACGGCGGCATCGACCCGGGGGCTGTGGGTCATCAAGGAGCCAAAGAGAAACATGTGGTGTTAGAGATTGCCCACTACGTGCGCGATCATCTGCGCGAACACGGCAATATTGACGTGAAAATGACGCGTGAAGACGATTTCTTTATTCCGCTGTATAAGCGGGTCGAAATTGCCCATCAGCATCAGGCCGACCTGTTCGTTTCTATCCACGCCGATGGATTTACCAGCCCAACCGCATCGGGCGCCTCGGTGTTTGCCCTCTCCAACCGCGGCGCGAGCAGCACCATGGCAAAATATATGTCGCAGCGTGAAAACGATGCCGACAAAGTGGCAGGGGCAAAATACGCCGATGAAGATAATAATTATCTTCAGCAGGTGTTATTCGATTTGGTGCAAACCGACACCATCAAAAATAGCCTCACGCTAGGCCGCCATCTGTTAGACCATATTAAACCGGTGCATCATCTGCACAGCCAGCATACTGAACAGGCCGCGTTTGCGGTTTTAAAATCACCGTCGATCCCCTCCGTCTTGGTTGAAACCTCGTTTATCACCAATCATCAGGAAGAACAGTTGTTAACCTCAGTGGCCTTCCGCCAGCAGATTTCGCAGGCTATCGCGAACGGCATCGTCAAATACCTCGACTATTTCGACGCCCACGAGCGTCGGCGTCCGAGTTAA